Proteins found in one Nostoc sp. NIES-3756 genomic segment:
- a CDS encoding phospholipase D-like domain-containing protein: MFLIIAIAACQKVQSHNNRLAPLPQDSFVKVYFNQSESSEYKEPYRQQTRLGDNLEQQIIDAISQAKSTVDIAVQELRLPRIAQALADKQKSGIKVRVILENTYSRPLSSLTPDEIKKLDTREKARYQEYFKFIDLNQDNKLSLDEINQQDALMILRNAKIPWIDDQADGSAGTKLMHHKFLVVDNQIVIATSANFTLSDTMGDLTNPNSLGNANNLLHIDSPEIAALFTEEFNLMWGDGPGGKPDSKFGIRKPLRSFKTITLGDNEITVHFSPTSPTLPWSQSSNGLIEKTLKSAKKSVDMALFVFSEQSLANTLEQVHQKDIAIRALIDRQFAYRYYSEALDMMGVSLSNKCQYEINNKPWSNPVTTVGIPNLRKGDILHHKFALVDNRTVITGSHNWSDTANYGNDETLIVINNPVIAAHYEREFNRLYTKAQVGVPERVQAQIQKEQKQCNQIKSPTSEQIITPGVVNINTAISTELQTLPGVGKKLAQKIIIARQQQKITSIQDLDKIPGISQKMIDKWQGRIQF; encoded by the coding sequence TTGTTTTTGATAATTGCGATCGCTGCTTGTCAAAAAGTGCAATCTCACAATAATCGTCTTGCACCGCTACCGCAAGACTCATTCGTGAAAGTTTACTTTAATCAGTCCGAATCGTCAGAATATAAAGAACCATACCGTCAGCAAACTCGACTGGGAGATAATTTAGAACAGCAGATTATTGACGCTATTTCTCAAGCTAAATCTACTGTCGATATAGCAGTACAAGAATTACGTTTACCCAGAATAGCCCAAGCCCTTGCAGATAAACAAAAATCAGGAATCAAAGTCAGAGTAATTTTAGAAAATACCTATAGTCGTCCTTTGAGTAGCTTGACACCAGATGAAATCAAAAAATTAGACACTAGAGAAAAAGCACGATATCAAGAATACTTTAAATTTATCGACCTGAATCAAGACAACAAACTCAGCCTAGATGAAATTAATCAGCAAGATGCACTGATGATTTTACGGAATGCAAAAATCCCTTGGATAGATGATCAAGCTGATGGTTCAGCAGGTACTAAGTTAATGCACCACAAATTTTTAGTTGTAGATAATCAGATAGTAATTGCAACTTCAGCAAATTTTACTCTTAGCGATACAATGGGTGACTTGACAAATCCTAATAGTTTAGGAAATGCCAACAATCTCCTGCACATCGACAGCCCAGAAATAGCGGCTTTATTCACAGAAGAATTTAACTTGATGTGGGGTGATGGCCCTGGAGGTAAACCAGACAGTAAATTTGGTATACGAAAACCTCTACGTTCTTTCAAAACAATTACTTTAGGTGATAACGAAATTACTGTGCATTTTTCACCCACATCACCTACCTTACCTTGGAGTCAAAGTAGTAATGGATTAATTGAAAAAACTCTAAAGTCAGCCAAAAAATCTGTTGATATGGCATTATTTGTCTTTTCCGAACAAAGCCTTGCTAATACTCTAGAACAAGTTCATCAAAAAGACATCGCAATTAGAGCATTAATTGATAGACAATTTGCGTATCGTTATTATAGTGAAGCCTTAGATATGATGGGAGTTTCTCTGAGTAATAAATGCCAATATGAAATTAATAATAAACCTTGGTCTAATCCTGTGACTACAGTAGGCATACCCAATTTAAGAAAAGGAGATATTCTTCATCATAAGTTTGCCCTTGTTGACAATCGAACAGTAATTACAGGTTCTCACAACTGGTCTGACACAGCAAATTATGGAAATGATGAGACGCTTATAGTAATTAATAATCCTGTAATTGCTGCTCATTATGAGCGTGAATTTAATCGCCTTTATACAAAAGCTCAAGTAGGTGTACCAGAAAGAGTCCAAGCACAAATTCAAAAAGAGCAAAAACAATGCAACCAAATTAAAAGCCCGACTTCAGAACAAATCATTACCCCTGGAGTAGTGAATATCAATACAGCAATTTCTACAGAATTACAAACCCTACCTGGGGTTGGTAAAAAACTAGCACAAAAAATCATCATTGCTCGTCAACAGCAAAAAATTACATCAATACAAGACTTAGATAAAATACCAGGTATTAGCCAAAAAATGATAGATAAATGGCAAGGACGCATTCAATTTTAA
- a CDS encoding PAS domain-containing hybrid sensor histidine kinase/response regulator codes for MESKQNSISSEQIELINQVLAASTDHIYISDRQLRYLYASPAALAALGLKQEQMLGKTWQELGFPAEVMEAYDVQRKYVFQTGIPIRDENSFPTVNGIKYYEYVVSPIWGNDGEIQAVINAGRDVTERKQAQEALHLLTEELEARVAARTQELTALNESLLLEIDQRQQAQQALQESEMQFQALVNAIFEGIIIQENGKIIEANPGFARMFGYTLEEVIGKSAVDFLTPESLKTVLHHIENQYELPYEMTGIKKDGSLISLEVVDKQSFYQGRRVRVSAVRDITERKQAQQKIHEQAALIDVATDAIFVCDLENHVLLWSRGAEVLYGWLAEEIVGQLGDQIFTTESSSQLELGFAATIKHGSWQGDLEQITKTGRKIIVASRWTLVQNLFGHPQSILIVNTNITEKKQLEQQFYRAQRLESVGTLVSGIAHDLNNVFAPILMIAQLLPSKCKNADVRTQELFHTLEQISQRGADLVKQILTFARGTESQSILLQPGHLFKELIKVIKQTFPKSIEIITDIPTSTLWMVQADPTQIEQVFMNLVVNARDAMPYGGTLTITVENQIIDETYTRTHLEATVGSYIVINILDTGTGIAPEFLDRIFDPFFTTKEVGQGTGLGLSTVLGIVKNYKGFVEVSTEVGQGTHFQVFLPRAEGIATKTITNIQLPLGNGELILVVDDEAVFQLATQEILAEYNYRTLVASDGIEAFALYIEHQPEISAVLLDMSMPKADGLTTIRTLRTFNPNVKIIAVSGLPNNEQKAIAAGADKFLSKPYTTTNLLTSLSELIHLV; via the coding sequence ATGGAAAGCAAACAGAACTCTATTTCTTCAGAACAGATAGAACTGATAAATCAAGTTCTGGCAGCCTCCACAGATCATATCTACATTAGCGATCGCCAGCTCCGTTATCTTTATGCCAGTCCAGCAGCACTAGCAGCTTTAGGTTTAAAACAAGAGCAAATGCTGGGTAAAACTTGGCAAGAATTAGGATTCCCTGCTGAAGTTATGGAAGCGTATGATGTTCAGCGCAAATATGTATTTCAGACGGGAATCCCGATTAGAGATGAAAATAGTTTCCCGACAGTTAATGGTATCAAGTACTACGAATATGTTGTTTCCCCTATTTGGGGAAATGATGGAGAAATTCAGGCAGTCATTAACGCTGGTAGAGACGTTACCGAACGCAAGCAGGCTCAAGAGGCATTACATTTGCTGACGGAGGAACTGGAAGCGAGAGTTGCAGCTAGAACTCAGGAGTTAACGGCTCTCAATGAATCTCTACTTCTAGAAATTGACCAACGCCAACAAGCACAACAGGCATTACAAGAAAGTGAAATGCAATTTCAGGCTTTGGTGAATGCCATATTTGAAGGCATTATTATTCAGGAGAATGGGAAGATTATTGAAGCTAATCCCGGGTTCGCGAGAATGTTTGGTTATACCTTAGAGGAAGTGATTGGTAAATCAGCAGTCGATTTTCTGACACCCGAATCTCTAAAAACTGTTTTGCATCACATCGAGAATCAATATGAATTGCCTTATGAAATGACTGGTATTAAAAAAGATGGCTCGCTGATTTCATTAGAGGTTGTGGATAAGCAAAGCTTTTATCAAGGACGAAGGGTACGAGTATCGGCGGTGCGAGATATTACTGAGCGCAAGCAAGCACAACAAAAAATTCACGAACAAGCTGCCTTAATTGATGTTGCTACCGATGCTATTTTTGTTTGTGATTTGGAAAATCATGTTCTACTGTGGAGCCGAGGAGCTGAGGTATTGTACGGTTGGCTAGCAGAGGAAATTGTTGGTCAACTGGGCGATCAAATATTCACCACAGAATCATCATCGCAACTCGAATTAGGTTTTGCAGCTACTATCAAGCATGGTTCTTGGCAAGGAGATTTAGAACAAATCACCAAAACTGGTAGAAAAATTATCGTTGCTAGTCGGTGGACACTGGTACAAAATCTATTCGGACATCCCCAATCTATCCTCATAGTTAACACCAACATTACCGAGAAAAAACAGCTAGAGCAACAATTTTACCGCGCTCAACGCCTGGAAAGTGTGGGAACTCTTGTCAGTGGCATTGCTCACGATCTCAACAATGTCTTTGCTCCTATTTTGATGATTGCTCAATTGCTTCCTTCAAAATGCAAAAATGCGGATGTACGGACTCAAGAGCTATTTCACACTCTCGAACAAATCTCACAGCGTGGGGCAGACCTAGTTAAACAAATTCTTACCTTCGCTCGCGGCACAGAAAGTCAAAGTATCCTTTTGCAACCTGGACATTTGTTTAAAGAATTAATCAAAGTCATCAAACAGACATTTCCTAAATCTATTGAAATTATTACGGATATTCCGACAAGCACACTCTGGATGGTGCAAGCAGATCCTACACAAATCGAACAGGTATTTATGAACTTGGTAGTCAATGCACGTGATGCCATGCCTTATGGTGGTACACTCACCATCACCGTCGAAAATCAGATCATTGACGAAACCTATACTCGAACGCATCTTGAGGCGACAGTAGGTAGTTACATTGTTATTAATATCTTAGATACAGGAACGGGTATTGCCCCAGAATTTTTAGACCGCATCTTTGATCCCTTCTTTACTACTAAAGAAGTCGGTCAAGGTACAGGACTAGGACTTTCAACGGTTTTAGGTATCGTCAAAAATTATAAGGGTTTTGTAGAAGTATCAACTGAGGTAGGACAAGGAACACATTTTCAGGTGTTTTTGCCCAGAGCCGAAGGTATAGCAACCAAGACAATCACAAATATTCAATTACCATTAGGTAATGGTGAGTTGATTTTGGTTGTCGATGATGAAGCAGTCTTCCAACTAGCCACTCAAGAAATTCTAGCAGAATATAATTACAGAACCCTTGTGGCTAGCGATGGTATTGAGGCATTTGCTCTTTACATAGAACATCAACCAGAAATTAGCGCTGTCTTGTTAGATATGTCTATGCCCAAAGCAGACGGATTAACAACTATCCGCACCCTGCGAACTTTTAACCCTAACGTGAAGATTATTGCTGTTAGCGGCTTACCTAACAATGAGCAAAAGGCTATTGCGGCTGGTGCCGACAAATTTTTGTCTAAACCCTATACTACGACAAATTTATTGACGAGTTTATCTGAACTAATCCATCTTGTCTAA
- a CDS encoding beta-lactamase hydrolase domain-containing protein, whose translation MNNGIRINEHLTTTGQVIPTQLEQAIQEGFKSVLNLRSPDELGFRKDEQKVVEALGLNYVNVPLKLEGFNEEQITKILTTLESLPKPAIVHCAAGMRSTGIALLSVAIKEGLTPEQTLAKARSLGFSFLEHSGISPRLKQQFVDYVNKHSKIAVSV comes from the coding sequence GTGAATAACGGCATACGTATCAATGAACACTTAACGACAACAGGACAAGTTATACCAACCCAGTTAGAGCAAGCTATTCAAGAAGGTTTCAAATCGGTTTTGAATTTGCGATCGCCTGATGAGTTAGGATTTCGTAAAGATGAGCAAAAAGTAGTAGAAGCCTTAGGGCTAAATTATGTCAACGTTCCCCTCAAGCTGGAAGGGTTTAACGAAGAACAGATCACTAAAATTTTGACAACATTAGAAAGTTTGCCTAAACCTGCTATTGTGCATTGTGCAGCAGGGATGCGTTCTACAGGAATTGCACTTTTGAGCGTTGCTATTAAAGAGGGTTTAACACCGGAACAAACCTTAGCTAAAGCGCGGAGTCTTGGTTTTAGCTTCTTAGAACACTCTGGTATTAGCCCTCGACTCAAGCAACAATTTGTGGATTATGTAAATAAACACTCAAAGATAGCCGTGTCTGTTTGA
- a CDS encoding gluconokinase, producing the protein MVIILMGVSGSGKTTIGQMLAESLNWEFQDADSYHSVENIEKMRHGIPLNDIDRIPWLQSLQIAITNWLKGNSNIVLACSALKASYRQYLVLSSDVKIVYLYGSFELIKARLQKRKNHFMNVEMLASQFASLEEPDNVIRIDISQSPQVIIQDIKKVLGI; encoded by the coding sequence ATGGTTATTATCCTCATGGGTGTATCAGGTTCTGGTAAAACTACTATTGGACAAATGTTGGCAGAATCTTTAAATTGGGAATTTCAAGATGCTGACAGTTATCATTCAGTAGAAAATATTGAGAAAATGCGTCATGGTATCCCTCTGAATGATATCGATAGAATACCTTGGTTACAAAGTTTGCAAATAGCTATTACTAATTGGCTAAAAGGCAATAGCAATATCGTTTTAGCTTGTTCTGCACTTAAAGCTAGTTATCGTCAATATTTAGTATTAAGTAGCGATGTTAAAATAGTTTATTTATATGGTTCATTTGAACTGATTAAAGCACGGCTACAAAAGCGAAAAAATCATTTCATGAATGTAGAAATGTTGGCTAGTCAATTTGCATCTCTTGAGGAACCAGATAATGTTATACGTATAGATATTTCCCAGTCTCCTCAGGTTATTATACAAGATATTAAGAAAGTTCTAGGAATTTAG
- a CDS encoding response regulator, giving the protein MLSECKPDILLSDIGMPQMNSYILMQHLRALPSEKGGKIKAIALTAYAGEINAKQAIKAGFQRHVSQPVEPVDLVNIIWQLSVVSCY; this is encoded by the coding sequence ATCTTAAGTGAGTGCAAACCAGATATATTATTGAGTGATATAGGTATGCCCCAAATGAACAGTTATATATTGATGCAGCACTTAAGAGCCTTACCATCAGAAAAAGGAGGTAAGATAAAAGCGATCGCCTTAACTGCCTATGCTGGTGAGATCAACGCAAAACAAGCCATCAAAGCAGGATTTCAACGACATGTTTCTCAGCCAGTAGAACCAGTTGATTTAGTTAATATAATTTGGCAGTTGTCAGTTGTCAGTTGTTATTAG
- a CDS encoding GNAT family N-acetyltransferase, with translation MNAHDILLRSAQEADAWMLSAIHITAIKALPTTYYTHEELLAWRNYREKPDGTSILKHLQLETLWVAAKGDHVLGFASYIVDELIALYVHPRYQGRGIGRALVEHFCEQARQQGLDKVITTASLYAEGFYLRLGFIAIQRAPHQLGKGVIVPVIKMSKELTALQN, from the coding sequence ATGAATGCTCATGATATATTGCTGCGGTCTGCCCAAGAAGCAGATGCTTGGATGCTGAGTGCCATTCATATCACCGCAATTAAAGCTTTGCCGACAACATATTATACTCATGAAGAACTCTTAGCGTGGCGTAATTATCGTGAAAAACCCGATGGTACTAGTATTTTGAAGCATTTGCAATTAGAAACTTTATGGGTTGCGGCTAAGGGTGATCATGTCTTAGGTTTTGCTAGTTATATTGTTGATGAATTAATTGCCTTATATGTGCATCCTCGTTACCAAGGTAGAGGAATTGGTAGAGCTTTGGTAGAGCATTTTTGTGAGCAAGCAAGGCAACAAGGATTAGATAAAGTTATCACAACTGCTAGTCTTTACGCTGAAGGTTTTTATTTACGACTGGGATTTATTGCTATACAAAGAGCGCCCCATCAATTGGGAAAAGGCGTAATAGTTCCAGTTATCAAGATGAGTAAAGAATTAACTGCCCTTCAAAACTGA
- a CDS encoding cation-translocating P-type ATPase, which yields MSSSTMSDSAFAKPESPAWHTIEVDQALQKLEGDRTSGLRAAQIAEKQQQYGTNELVETGGRSPLEIFWDQFKNIMLLMLIAVAIISAILDIRESFSAGKFVFPKDAVAIFVVVFLNGVLGYIQESGAEKALAALKNLASSKVRVIRDNKPVEIESKELVPGDIMLLEAGVKVAADGRLIEAANLQLREAALTGEAHAVNKQAEVLLPKDAALGDRINLVFSGTEVVQGRATVLVTETGMQTELGKIATALQSVESEPTPLQKRMTQLGNTLVTGSLILVGLVIAGGTVFNPSLFEEFVKVSLSMAVAVVPEGLPAVITVTLALGTQRMVKRNALIRKLPAVETLGSVTTICSDKTGTLTQNKMVVQALHTPSNSLSITGEGYSPEGKFLEMGTSNIVAPDQQLELQALMLACVLCNDAILQKESGEWAILGDPTEGALLSVAGKAGLRKHEQEDQFPRVAEFPFSSERKRMSVMVDSGNHELPTAFNHLQLAPYLMFTKGSPELTLERCTHIQIGNSWQPITDAQRQTILEQNNQLAGRGLRVLGFAGKSLTQLPPEASEDTSENGLTWLGLVGMLDAPRPEVREAVAKCRTAGIRPVMITGDHQLTAQAIAEDLGIAKAGDSCLTGKELEKLSMAELEEAVGHVSVYARVSPEHKLRIVQALQHRNNVVAMTGDGVNDAPALKQADIGVAMGITGTDVSKEASDMVLLDDNFATIVSAVEEGRVVYINIRRFIRYILGSNIGEVLTIAAAPLLGLGGVPLSPLQILWMNLVTDGVPALALAVEPGRPIVMQQPPKDPKENIFARGLGAYMVRIGCVLAIVTIGLMAWAYNFTQQNTAGGTLDPDRWKTMVFTTLCLAQMGHALAIRSNTRLFIQINPFSNPYLLASVVITSILQLLLIYIEPLRNFFGTHYLTFAELMICIGFSAIIFIWIEAEKLFIRWFFRRKEGKLG from the coding sequence ATGTCTTCTAGTACCATGTCAGACTCAGCTTTTGCGAAGCCTGAAAGCCCGGCTTGGCATACTATTGAAGTTGATCAAGCACTCCAGAAGCTAGAGGGCGATCGCACCTCTGGTTTAAGAGCCGCACAAATTGCCGAAAAACAGCAACAATACGGTACTAACGAATTGGTAGAGACGGGGGGACGTTCACCCCTAGAAATCTTCTGGGATCAATTCAAAAACATCATGCTGCTGATGTTGATCGCAGTTGCCATCATCTCGGCAATTTTGGATATACGGGAATCTTTTAGTGCGGGAAAGTTTGTATTCCCTAAGGATGCGGTCGCTATTTTTGTCGTGGTATTCCTGAATGGCGTACTAGGTTACATTCAAGAAAGTGGTGCGGAAAAAGCCTTAGCAGCACTAAAAAACCTAGCTTCATCAAAAGTGCGAGTCATTCGGGACAACAAGCCAGTAGAAATAGAGTCCAAGGAACTGGTTCCCGGCGACATTATGCTACTGGAAGCAGGGGTTAAAGTAGCAGCAGATGGACGCTTAATAGAAGCTGCCAATTTGCAATTACGCGAAGCAGCCTTGACAGGAGAAGCACACGCGGTCAACAAACAAGCAGAAGTACTACTACCAAAAGATGCAGCTTTAGGCGATCGCATCAATCTGGTCTTTTCCGGGACTGAAGTAGTTCAGGGAAGGGCAACCGTTCTGGTGACGGAAACGGGAATGCAGACAGAACTAGGTAAGATTGCCACCGCCCTCCAATCAGTGGAATCTGAACCTACACCCTTGCAAAAGCGCATGACTCAGCTAGGAAACACCCTAGTAACGGGTTCCTTAATATTGGTAGGACTAGTTATAGCCGGTGGTACTGTTTTCAATCCCTCCTTATTTGAGGAATTTGTCAAAGTTTCCCTGAGTATGGCAGTTGCAGTGGTTCCCGAAGGCTTACCCGCAGTCATCACCGTGACCTTGGCCTTGGGAACCCAGCGCATGGTGAAGCGTAACGCCCTTATTCGTAAACTACCAGCCGTAGAAACTCTCGGTTCTGTCACTACCATTTGTTCAGACAAAACAGGAACTCTGACCCAAAACAAAATGGTAGTCCAGGCGCTGCACACACCCAGTAATTCCCTCAGCATTACCGGAGAAGGCTACAGTCCCGAAGGGAAATTTTTGGAGATGGGTACATCTAATATAGTTGCACCCGACCAACAGCTAGAACTCCAAGCACTCATGTTAGCTTGTGTGCTGTGTAATGATGCGATTTTGCAAAAGGAAAGTGGAGAGTGGGCAATTTTGGGAGACCCCACAGAAGGTGCATTACTTTCTGTTGCGGGTAAAGCTGGCTTACGCAAACATGAGCAAGAAGACCAATTTCCCCGCGTTGCCGAGTTCCCATTCTCCTCTGAGCGTAAGCGCATGAGCGTCATGGTAGATAGTGGCAATCATGAACTACCAACCGCATTCAATCATCTACAGCTTGCACCCTACCTCATGTTTACCAAGGGGTCGCCAGAGCTAACCCTAGAACGCTGTACACATATTCAAATCGGCAATAGCTGGCAACCAATTACAGATGCACAGCGTCAAACAATTCTTGAGCAAAATAATCAACTGGCAGGTCGAGGTCTGCGAGTTTTAGGATTTGCTGGTAAATCTTTAACCCAATTGCCCCCCGAAGCTTCGGAAGATACCTCAGAAAATGGGCTGACATGGTTAGGACTGGTGGGAATGCTAGATGCACCACGCCCAGAAGTGAGAGAAGCCGTAGCCAAATGCCGGACAGCTGGTATTCGCCCAGTAATGATTACCGGAGACCATCAATTAACAGCACAGGCGATCGCGGAAGACTTAGGTATTGCCAAAGCAGGCGATTCATGTCTGACCGGAAAAGAACTAGAAAAACTCAGCATGGCAGAGTTAGAAGAAGCTGTTGGTCATGTCAGCGTCTACGCCCGTGTTTCACCAGAACACAAACTGCGAATCGTCCAAGCGCTGCAACATCGTAATAACGTCGTCGCCATGACGGGAGACGGGGTAAACGATGCACCAGCATTAAAGCAAGCAGATATAGGCGTGGCGATGGGCATCACAGGTACGGATGTCAGTAAAGAAGCTAGCGATATGGTGCTGTTAGACGACAACTTTGCCACCATCGTTTCAGCTGTAGAAGAAGGTCGGGTTGTATATATCAATATTCGCCGCTTCATCCGTTACATTCTCGGCAGTAACATTGGCGAAGTCCTGACTATTGCAGCTGCACCCCTTCTAGGATTAGGTGGTGTACCGTTGTCACCCTTACAAATTCTCTGGATGAACCTAGTGACAGATGGTGTTCCCGCCTTAGCCCTAGCAGTGGAACCGGGTAGACCAATTGTCATGCAGCAGCCACCCAAAGACCCCAAAGAAAACATCTTTGCCAGAGGGTTGGGAGCGTACATGGTGCGTATTGGCTGTGTCTTAGCCATAGTCACTATCGGCTTGATGGCGTGGGCATACAACTTTACACAACAGAACACCGCAGGCGGTACACTTGACCCCGACCGTTGGAAGACAATGGTATTTACCACCTTGTGTCTAGCACAAATGGGACATGCACTTGCCATTCGTTCCAACACTCGGTTATTCATTCAAATCAACCCCTTCTCTAACCCTTATCTGCTTGCTTCTGTGGTGATCACCAGCATCTTGCAACTATTGCTGATTTATATTGAACCACTCCGCAATTTCTTTGGCACTCACTACCTCACCTTCGCAGAACTGATGATTTGTATCGGCTTCAGCGCCATTATTTTTATTTGGATTGAGGCTGAGAAGTTATTTATTCGTTGGTTCTTCCGTCGCAAAGAAGGCAAATTGGGTTAA